The genome window GGAAATGCAAAAACGTGCTGCGAATGCTATTCGTGGTTTGGTAGAAAGCGACAGCAACCCAATCGTTTCTATTCACGATCACGGTGCGGGCGGACACTTGAACTGCCTTTCTGAATTAGTAGAAGAAACAGGGGGATTAATCGATTTGGACAAACTGCCTGTTGGTGACCCTACCCTTTCCGCAAAAGAAATCATTGGTAACGAATCTCAGGAAAGAATGGGATTGGTTATTGGCCAGAAAGATATTGATACGTTACAAAGAATTGCTGACAGAGAGCGTTCTCCAATGTATCAGGTTGGTGACGTTACTGGCGACCACCGTTTTACATTTGAATCTAAAACTTCTGGTCTAAAACCAATGGATTATGCTTTGGAAGATTTCTTTGGAAGTTCGCCAAAAACCGTAATGACTGACAAAACTATTGATTACAACTACAGCGGTTTAAACTATGATGTAAAAAACATAGCAACATACTTAGAGCAGGTTTTACAACTAGAAGCGGTTGCTTCTAAAGACTGGCTGACTAACAAAGTGGACCGCTGCGTTGGCGGAAGAGTAGCCAAACAGCAATGCGCAGGACCATTACAATTGCCATTGAACAATGTTGGTGTAATGGCATTGGATTTCCAAGGAAAAGAAGGAGTTGCGACTTCTATTGGGCACTCTCCTATCGCGTCTTTGATTGATCCTGTTGCAGGAACAAGAACTGCAATTGCTGAATCTTTATCTAACATCGTTTGGGCTCCAATAAAAGACGGATTGAAAGGTGTTTCCCTTTCTGCGAACTGGATGTGGGCTTGTAAAAACGAAGGTGAAGATGCCCGTTTGTACGCAGCTGTCGAAGCTTGTTCAGAATTTGCAATTGACCTAGGAATCAATATTCCAACTGGAAAAGATTCACTTTCGATGAAACAAAAATATCCAAACGACGAAGTAATCGCACCAGGAACGGTTATTATTTCGGCTGGAGGAAATTGTACCGATATTAGAAAAGTTGTTGAACCAGTTTTACAAAAAGACGGCGGTTCTATTTATTATATCAATTTGTCTCAGGACGAATTTAAATTAGGAGGTTCTTCTTTTGCACAGACATTAAACGCTATTGGAAATGAAGTTCCAACAATTAAAGATACAGCATTTTTCAAAAACGCCTTCAATACACTTCAGGAATTGATTTTAGACAATCAAATTTTAGCTGGACACGATATTGGAAGCGGCGGTTTGATTACGACTTTATTAGAAATGTGTTTTGCTGATGTGAACTTGGGAGCAAAAATTGACTTCTCAGTTTTTGAAGAAAAAGACATCATCAAATATCTTTTCTCAGAAAACATTGCTGTGGTTTTCCAAGCCAATTCAGATGAAGCAGTTGAAGCTAAATTGAAAGCGAATAATGTTTCTTTCTTCAAATTAGGAAATGCAACTTCTGAAGCTGCTTTAGATTTTGGTCCTTGTAAATTAGACATTGAAAAATACAGAGATATCTGGTTTAAAACTTCATTCCTATTAGATCAAAAACAAGCCAAAAACGGAACTGCGCAAGCACGTTTCGACAATTATAAAAATCAAGTTTTAAATTATACTTTCCCAGCTCATTTTACAGGAAAAAAACCTGTAATTGATGCTTCAAAACCAAGACCGAAAGCAGCGATTATCCGAGAAAAAGGAAGTAATTCCGAGCGTGAAATGGCAAATGCAATGTACTTGGCAGGATTTGATGTAAAAGACGTTCACATGACCGATTTGATTTCGGGACGTGAAACTCTGGAAGATATTCAGTTCATCGGAGCGGTTGGAGGTTTCTCCAATTCGGATGTTTTGGGTTCTGCCAAAGGATGGGCAGGAGCTTTCAAATACAACGAAAAAGCAAATACAGCATTAAAAAACTTCTTCAAAAGAGAAGATACTTTATCTGTCGGAATCTGTAATGGATGCCAATTGTTCATGGAATTGGAAGTAATCAATCCTGAACACGAAATTCACGGAAAAATGCTTCATAATGAAAGCCATAAACACGAAAGTATCTTTACTTCGGTAAAAATCCAGGAAAACAAATCGGTAATGTTATCGACTTTGGCAGGAAGCACACTTGGAGTCTGGGTTTCGCATGGTGAAGGAAAATTCAATTTGCCTTACGCAGAAGACCAATACAATATCGTTGGTAAATACGGGTATGAAGGATATCCTGCTAACCCAAATGGTTCAGCTTTCAACACTGCAATGATGTGTGATATAACAGGACGTCACTTGGTGATGATGCCTCACATCGAGCGTTCGACTTTCCAATGGAACTGGGCCAATTATCCAAAAGACAGAAATGACGAGGTTACGCCTTGGCACGAAGCTTTTGTCAATGCTAAAAAATGGATTGACAATACAAACAAATAATTCTCTTAATATTTAAGATCTTATTTTCCAGTAACCGTCTCTTATTTTTTTTAGAGACGGTTTTTTTTTGCCTAACTATTTTTATATGCCTATGCTTAACTAATACCAAGTATTTTTTTATAAGTCTTTTTAGTAAATTCTCAAAAAAATCTACAACAATATCTTCAAAATTCATTTTATTATTCTGAATAAAAAAATGTTCAAAAAAAGTCTGGCGATATAATTTCTATTCTGTTTTTCTATTAAATTTTGAACTATATTCGCCAAAAAAAGAAAAGGCATTACAATCAAATAAGACTTTAGCAATTAAAATTTTATTTGCCTTACAGCCTGTCTCCTGCAATATCAGAGACGTTTTTTTTATGAATAATTTTAGTTCTAAATCACAAAATAATTTTTAAAAAGCCCCCAATGAATTTTTTAAAAAAACCATTTTTAGTTTTAAGCTTACTGCTCGTTATCAATTCTGTATCTGCACAATCTGCTGATGTATTAATGAGAATAAATCCTTTGCTTGAATTAGGTGTAAACACCCAGCTGTTAAAATTAAAAGGAAACGTAAAAGAAATGCAGGAACATAAATTTGCAACAGATGTCCAAGGTCATACGGCAAACGATTCTGCATCAGTAAGTAATATATATAAGTTTGACACAAATGGTTTAACAAAAGAAATTGAAGAAACACTGAGAAATCAGCAATCAAAAAAGAGCTTCTTCAGTTACACTAACAAAGGTTTTGTCTCTCATATCGATATTGAGACAACACTTATATTACACCAAAAAGACACAACCAATACCGATACCATCAATACAGCTGAAAAAGATCCTGTTTTTTCTGCAGTAGATTATAAGTACGTTCAAAAGAAAAATATTTTATTTAAAGGCGAAGATTATATAGAAGGAATGCCAAAAAAAGTAACTGCCCGAAAGGAATACTTCTACCATTTTAATGATGACAACCAAATTTTCCAAGTAGATTACCAGACTAATGATTTAGTTACCAAATACAGCTACGACAGCAATGGATTAATTAATGAATCTCTGACTACAAAATCTGGAATGCCATTTTCTAAAAATATTTACAAATACGACCGCAACAGCAGACTTACCAATATAGTAACCATTAATTCGGACAATGCAACAAAATACCCAAATGAAGAAACAGTTTTCTCTTACAAACTTGATTCCAACGGAAATGCAGTTGAGAAAAAAGTAAAAAGCTACATTTATACACCGCAGGGAAGCAAGAAGTTTAATGAAGGCTATTTATATCTTTATAATTACACCTATTTATAGTTTTTTATCTAAAACCTGCTTTGTATCTTAGCCAAAACTCAAGAATAAATACTTAACAAAAAATTAAAAAGTGATGCCCTTTACTCTTTAATTCTTCTATAATTTAACCTACAGCCATGAAAAATTTTACATTACTGCTTACAGCGCTTCTACTGAGTGCCTCAAATTCTTTTGCCCAAATTAAAATTACAAAAATCAAAGACAAAGGAAAAGATCATTATCTGGCAAATGTTATTGGTTACCCGATTACCGGCATTTACACCTATGTGAATCAAATTGCGCCTACAACAATTCTTAACGAAGACGGAACTGGAATTATGCAAAACGAAGACTTAACCAAAGAAAATATCATTTGGGGAATTGAATGTTCCGAAGCAGGAATTCCTATTTTCAAGGAAGGATTCAATAGTGCTACATATTCTTTTTGGTACAAAAAAAACACTTCAGCACATTCTAAGTCAAATGATAAAAACGAATGGATACTGCAGCAGTTTTCCATTCATTATGACAAAAAGAAAATGTTCATCTCAGGCGAACGCGTAAAAGAATATATTGAATAATTATTCTTTAACTCAATCAATTATTCTGAAAAATGAAAAAATAATCATTTTGAGATAAAATCTGGATCGATAAAAGCTGTTAAAATAAGTACTAAAAAAGCGTTCATCTAAAAATGAACGCTTTTTTGCTTATTACAAATAACTAATTAATAATCAATACATTAAAATTAAAATTCATTTTTTTATTGAAGCATTATTACTACATTTACAACGGCCTTTATTTTTAAAACACACTTAAAACTCAAAAAGTATGACAAATAAAACCTTTAGAATCGGAATATGTATGGCAGGAGCAGTCTCTGCAGGTGCCTATACTGCAGGCGTAATGGATTATATAATGGAAGCTTTGAGCGAATGGGAAAAAAGAAAAGGACAGCCAAATGTACCCAGCCATAAAGTAGTCATACCAATAATGGGAGGAGCTTCGGCTGGCGGAATGACATCTTTATTAACAGCCAGTACAATAAACAATGAAATCAAACCAGTTCCTTTACCAAACAAATCAAATCTTCTGGACGAACATCCCGAAAACAAACTCTATCATAGCTGGGTTGACTTAACAGAAAAAGATATGTTTCTGAAAATGCTCGATCCCTCAGACATTTCATCAGGTAATGTGGTATCGCTTCTCAACTCCAATTTCATAGATGATATCGCTGTAAAAATGATACAATCGGATATAAAAAAATGGAAAGCAGCACCACCCTTTTTTGAAATGCCTGTGAAAATATTCACTACACTTTCTAACTTAAACGGATTTAATTACAATACCGATTTTAACGGAGGCATCCGAAAAGAAAAATACAATATGGCAGTCCATAATGACTATGCTTGTTTTGAACTTTTTGACGAAAATACACAAACTCCTCAAACATTGGGCTGGATGCCGTTGAATTTCAAAACCGGAGATTTTATAAAAACTGCACGAGATGCGGCAATGGCTACTGGAGCATTTCCTGTCGGTCTAAAATCAAGAATTCTGGAAAGAGACTCATCATATGTAAATGCTATTCCGTGGCTAAAAGACATTTTCCAGAATAGTCCAGTTACCGAAAATCCGCTAAAAACACTAAATGTTGATGGAGGAATGATAAACAATGAACCTTTTGAAAAAGTGAGATATCTGCTGGATGAAATTACAATAGAGCAAAGAGATTCCGAATATAAAACCCTGAATAAGGATGAAAAACAAGAATTCCTTAATGAGATTAACTCACTTTACAAAAATTTTGAAAATACGGTTTTAATGATTGATCCTTTCCCTAGTCTGGATAAAACAGAAGACTTTAATTACAGTCAAAACCTAACGAATATTATATCCGAAACTTTTTCGGCAATGACAGCCCAAATGCGTGCAAAACCAATAAATTACCGCAGCGCAATGGAACAGGAGGATGCCAGTCAATTTATAATTTCTCCTTCTCGAAAAAGAGAAGATATCGATGGTACGTTCAAAGATTTTTTTGGAGAAAAAGCAATCGCTTGTGGGACAATGGGCGGATTTGGCGGTTTTTTGAATAAAGAATTTAGAATTCATGACTACTTTTTAGGAAAATACAATTGCGAAA of Flavobacterium marginilacus contains these proteins:
- the purL gene encoding phosphoribosylformylglycinamidine synthase, which translates into the protein MIHFFENQSKTVFAVQTQNEISAQDISKLNWLFADANKIEKSALTDFFVGPRATMVTPWSTNAVEITQNMGISGIIRIEEFHPATADFTDFDPMLSQKFNQLDQDIFTIHIQPEPILEIDDIATYNKAEGLALSQEEVEYLDNLAAKLGRKLTDSEIFAFSQANSEHCRHKIFNGTFVIDGIEKETSLFKLIKKTSQVNPNDIVSAYKDNVAFVKGPRVQQFAPKTADKPDFYEIKEFDSVISLKAETHNFPTTVEPFNGAATGSGGEIRDRLAGGQGSLPMAGTAVYMTSYSRLEENRPWEDAVAERKWLYQTPMDILIKASNGASDFGNKFGQPLITGSVLTFEHEENNRKIGYDKVIMQAGGIGYGKLDQAIKHKPQEGDKIVILGGENYRIGMGGAAVSSADTGAFGSGIELNAIQRSNPEMQKRAANAIRGLVESDSNPIVSIHDHGAGGHLNCLSELVEETGGLIDLDKLPVGDPTLSAKEIIGNESQERMGLVIGQKDIDTLQRIADRERSPMYQVGDVTGDHRFTFESKTSGLKPMDYALEDFFGSSPKTVMTDKTIDYNYSGLNYDVKNIATYLEQVLQLEAVASKDWLTNKVDRCVGGRVAKQQCAGPLQLPLNNVGVMALDFQGKEGVATSIGHSPIASLIDPVAGTRTAIAESLSNIVWAPIKDGLKGVSLSANWMWACKNEGEDARLYAAVEACSEFAIDLGINIPTGKDSLSMKQKYPNDEVIAPGTVIISAGGNCTDIRKVVEPVLQKDGGSIYYINLSQDEFKLGGSSFAQTLNAIGNEVPTIKDTAFFKNAFNTLQELILDNQILAGHDIGSGGLITTLLEMCFADVNLGAKIDFSVFEEKDIIKYLFSENIAVVFQANSDEAVEAKLKANNVSFFKLGNATSEAALDFGPCKLDIEKYRDIWFKTSFLLDQKQAKNGTAQARFDNYKNQVLNYTFPAHFTGKKPVIDASKPRPKAAIIREKGSNSEREMANAMYLAGFDVKDVHMTDLISGRETLEDIQFIGAVGGFSNSDVLGSAKGWAGAFKYNEKANTALKNFFKREDTLSVGICNGCQLFMELEVINPEHEIHGKMLHNESHKHESIFTSVKIQENKSVMLSTLAGSTLGVWVSHGEGKFNLPYAEDQYNIVGKYGYEGYPANPNGSAFNTAMMCDITGRHLVMMPHIERSTFQWNWANYPKDRNDEVTPWHEAFVNAKKWIDNTNK
- a CDS encoding patatin-like phospholipase family protein, giving the protein MTNKTFRIGICMAGAVSAGAYTAGVMDYIMEALSEWEKRKGQPNVPSHKVVIPIMGGASAGGMTSLLTASTINNEIKPVPLPNKSNLLDEHPENKLYHSWVDLTEKDMFLKMLDPSDISSGNVVSLLNSNFIDDIAVKMIQSDIKKWKAAPPFFEMPVKIFTTLSNLNGFNYNTDFNGGIRKEKYNMAVHNDYACFELFDENTQTPQTLGWMPLNFKTGDFIKTARDAAMATGAFPVGLKSRILERDSSYVNAIPWLKDIFQNSPVTENPLKTLNVDGGMINNEPFEKVRYLLDEITIEQRDSEYKTLNKDEKQEFLNEINSLYKNFENTVLMIDPFPSLDKTEDFNYSQNLTNIISETFSAMTAQMRAKPINYRSAMEQEDASQFIISPSRKREDIDGTFKDFFGEKAIACGTMGGFGGFLNKEFRIHDYFLGKYNCEMFLRKYFTIPEDALLANPIFSEGYSGVDKSKYAVVGADGKRSYPIIPIFKPEAAPDTFPIPTFSCGGNWPKVSENFINGYEKPVKNRAEKIILNIVKLSSATLFLLKVGSFAILNKIIWKKVASSIKNSLYKSNLISNYSPNREETY